In Zingiber officinale cultivar Zhangliang chromosome 8B, Zo_v1.1, whole genome shotgun sequence, a single genomic region encodes these proteins:
- the LOC122013676 gene encoding homeobox-leucine zipper protein HOX17-like: MAQWIRQHAEAELGQLACGAGDHATNHANAAMIQVTYCACKQQYFMVASPAVTEVEEENKMHPNGFAASPSPISMKGLELSLSLGKGPSRPSIEFGSSTEEEEDEIAEMKEERSSSGGGFPANSNIGISLRRVLDMNQVPAADRTEKEKSPEKKTKKLRLSAQQSAQLEQSFNLHNTLGSEERAALAKQLNLRPRQVEVWFQNRRARTKLKQAQMECKYMKRCCETLRAENRRLIVEIAEIRAGKLSPRSFPLDTPVCISCDRGAVAGGDATSVARWCISRSTGDGRRR, encoded by the exons ATGGCGCAATGGATCCGGCAGCATGCGGAAGCAGAGCTCGGCCAGCTGGCGTGCGGCGCCGGGGACCACGCCACCAATCACGCCAACGCGGCCATGATTCAAGTAACGTACTGCGCGTGCAAGCAGCAGTACTTCATGGTGGCGTCGCCGGCGGTGACCGAAGTCGAAGAGGAGAACAA GATGCATCCCAACGGGTTTGCTGCCTCCCCATCTCCTATCTCCATGAAAGGCTTAGAGCTGAGCTTGAGCTTAGGCAAGGGGCCGTCGAGGCCCTCCATTGAGTTTGGTTCTTCGACggaagaagaggaggatgaaATAGCAGAGATGAAGGAGGAGCGGAGTTCCTCCGGCGGCGGTTTCCCAGCCAATTCAA ACATCGGGATTTCCCTGCGGAGAGTTTTAGACATGAACCAGGTTCCTGCGGCGGACAGAACAGAGAAGGAGaagtcgccggagaagaagacgaagaagCTACGCCTCAGCGCGCAGCAGTCGGCGCAACTTGAACAAAGCTTCAATCTCCACAACACTCTCGGTTCG GAGGAGAGGGCGGCTCTGGCGAAGCAACTCAACCTTCGTCCTCGACAGGTGGAAGTCTGGTTCCAGAACAGAAGAGCCAG GACGAAGCTTAAGCAAGCGCAAATGGAGTGCAAGTACATGAAGCGGTGCTGCGAGACGCTTCGTGCAGAGAACCGCCGGCTCATCGTGGAGATCGCCGAGATCCGCGCTGGGAAACTCTCTCCTCGGTCTTTTCCCTTGGACACTCCCGTTTGCATCTCCTGTGATCGTGGAGCCGTTGCCGGCGGTGATGCTACTTCCGTCGCTCGCTGGTGCATAAGTAGGAGCACCGGCGACGGCCGCCGCCGCTGA
- the LOC122014234 gene encoding EH domain-containing protein 1-like, which yields MDIDSLPMRKHHAKIYQEWFSLADSDGDGRITGNDAIAFFAMSNLSRADLKQVWAIADSKRRGYLGFKEFVSAMQLVALAQAGSEINQNTLSNADLDKLNPPLMEGLENLLCRNKASPVKNEPEPEPSVNIQTQKPTLQWFGSKSAKTLLPLSSVTSIVDGLKRLYLEKLKPLEVTYRFNDFACPLLTNSDFDAKPMIMLLGQYSTGKTTFIKHLLKSSYPGAHIGPEPTTDRFVVIMSGPDERTVPGNTIAVQADMPFNGLTTFGSAFLSKFECSQMPNSLLEHLAFVDTPGVLSGEKQRTQRSYDFTGVTSWFASKCDLILLLFDPHKLDISDEFKRVIASLRGHDDKIRVVLNKADQVDTQQLMRVYGALMWSLGKVLNTPEVMRVYIGSFNDKPINEAAVGPLGKELFEKEQDDLLSDLKDIPKKACDRKINEFVKRARAAKIHAYVISHLKNEMPAMLGKAKAQQKLIDNLEDQFAKVQREYHLPAGDFPDVEHFKEVLSGYSIDKFEKLKPKMVQAVDDMLAHDIPQLLKTFRNPYER from the exons ATGGATATCGATTCCTTACCGATGAGGAAACATCACGCCAAGATCTACCAGGAATGGTTCTCCCTCGCGGATTCAG acggGGATGGACGCATCACGGGAAATGACGCCATCGCCTTCTTCGCCATGTCCAATTTGTCTCGCGCCGATCTTAAGCAG GTATGGGCCATTGCAGACTCTAAACGGCGAGGTTATCTGGGCTTCAAAGAGTTTGTTTCAGCAATGCAG CTTGTGGCGTTAGCACAAGCAGGCAGTGAGATTAACCAAAATACACTTTCTAATGCGG ATTTGGACAAATTGAATCCTCCACTTATGGAAGGCCTAGAAAATTTACTTTGT AGAAATAAGGCTTCACCAGTGAAAAATGAACCTGAACCTGAGCCATCGG TGAATATTCAGACACAAAAACCAACATTGCAGTGGTTCGGCTCTAAATCAGCAAAAACG TTGTTACCATTGAGCTCAGTTACTTCAATTGTTGATGGATTGAAGAGGCTATACCTCGAAAAGCTGAAACCTCTTGAAGTTACCTATCGTTTCAATGATTTTGCCTGTCCTTTGTTG ACAAACAGTGATTTTGATGCTAAGCCCATGATCATGCTCCTGGGCCAATATTCCACTGGAAAAACAACATTCATTAAACATTTACTGAAGTCAAGTTATCCAG GTGCTCATATCGGTCCAGAACCAACCACTGACCGTTTTGTTGTGATAATG TCCGGACCTGATGAAAGGACTGTTCCTGGGAATACTATTGCTGTACAAGCGGATATGCCTTTCAATGGTCTTACAACGTTTGGATCTGCATTTTTATCAAAGTTTGAGTGCTCACAAATGCCAAATTCG CTGCTGGAACACTTAGCGTTTGTCGATACTCCTGGCGTACTTTCTGGAGAAAAACAACGAACTCAACGCAGTTATGACTTCACCGGTGTTACTTCATGGTTCGCATCGAAATGTGATCTTATTCTTCTTTTGTTCGATCCACATAAGCTCGACATCAGTGATGAGTTCAAACGTGTTATTGCCTCTCTTCGTGGCCATGACGACAAAATACGTGTGGTCCTGAATAAAGCGGACCAAGTTGACACTCAACAG CTTATGAGAGTTTATGGTGCATTGATGTGGTCACTCGGAAAAGTTCTAAATACTCCTGAAGTAATGCGTGTATACATCGG TTCGTTCAATGACAAACCCATAAACGAGGCAGCGGTTGGTCCACTTGGGAAGGAGCTGTTTGAAAAAGAACAGGATGATCTCCTTTCTGATTTGAAAGATATTCCTAAGAAGGCTTGTGATCGCAAG ATCAATGAATTCGTTAAGAGAGCTAGAGCAGCAAAAATTCATGCTTATGTCATTAGTCACCTTAAAAATGAGATGCCAGCGATGCTAGGCAAGGCAAAGGCTCAACAGAAACTCATTGATAATCTTGAGGACCAGTTTGCTAAG GTTCAGAGGGAGTATCATCTCCCAGCTGGGGATTTCCCCGACGTGGAGCACTTTAAAGAAGTTTTGAGCGGCTACAGTATCGATAAGTTTGAGAAGCTGAAACCCAAAATGGTGCAGGCTGTGGACGATATGCTTGCTCATGACATCCCCCAATTGCTCAAAACTTTCAGGAACCCATACGAACGCTGA